DNA sequence from the Hemibagrus wyckioides isolate EC202008001 linkage group LG20, SWU_Hwy_1.0, whole genome shotgun sequence genome:
ACACTGAAAGTAAATAGCAGTTTTTTCCTTGTTCAGTACGTCAGTAACTGTAGTATAgactattacattacactactatGTTCGGCTTCATACATCAACGATGGAAATTAAGTTTtaacttcattattattattttttttgaagtGGATTTCTTGCGCAGTCTCTTCTCTCGGACACTTGGCCTGAGCCCCGGAGAGAAAGTGCTTGATGAACTGAGCCTTGACGGAGTTGCTCGTTATATACTGAGTGGTAAATGTAAGTATAAATGTTACATCGAGATCTGTAATCTTTTTCAGGGGTTTTCGCTCTCACATAATGTAGATAAATGCTGTAACTGTTTAGCAACTTGTTCAACTGCAGTATATTGTCTTATTGTGTTCTTTAGGCAAGAATATTATCTGTATGGTGGGTGCGGGAATATCAACCTGTAAGTGCactgctattattatttatttcttggcATAATCTAATGACTAGAAACAAATCAGCATATTattaacatctctctctctctctctctcttttgatgCAGCGGCCGGCATCCCTGACTTCCGCTCTCCCGGAACTGGCCTCTATTCCAATCTGCAGAAGTACAACCTTCCGTACCCAGAGGCCATCTTCCAGATCGACTACTTCAAGGTCTGTGTCTctatttgtcatttatttggTGTAAATGGTGTTAACTAAATCTCTGTGACTTGTTCTTTGGAGGTGAGACCTTAGGTGCACCTTAGGCAAAATGTTTCCAGCTATTTTTAGCTGTATAATCATCAGCTGAGTTTTGGTGTTGCAGACAAAAATTGTAAGATCAAGCTGAGATTAAAGATATAGAGACCAGAGACAACTGTTGACAGTTCTGGCAGTGTtagatatgtttttttatttttagaatgcTGCCAAGACGCCAATGGGACGACAGTATGATATAATTACAAATTCAGTAGTGGAAATGGACAATAAACTTATCTCACTACCCCAAGGCCACTTTTATGCAGTCTGTTATTAAAGAATCTTTAATGTATAATCTACGTATAAAGAGAAATAGACAGGATTTTATTGGGAACCTGTACAGTGTGACAAGAAATGATCTGAAAATACAAACCAGGCTTTAGTTTACATTTTGTAGATTAACACTAAGTGATGTGACTAGATGTTAAACAACATACCATCATGTCCCATCAGAAACATCCAGAACCTTTCTTTGCTTTGGCCAGAGAGCTGTATCCAGGACAGTTCAAGGTAGGAATTCCATAATTCCCCAAAATATCAGATATATGCTGAAGTGGAAGAGAGTCTTTTTCTCAGCATTGTGCTTGTCTTAACTTCTAACACTGTCTCCGATTTGTCTTATCTAGCCCACCGTGTGTCATTACTTCATGAGGATGCTAAAGGATAGAGGCCTTCTCAAACGCTGCTATTCAcaggtcaggtcaggtcaggttcgtgtgtgtttgtgtattgtcACATTAATGGTCAGTTTTAGACAATCCAGGTTTCTGTATCTCTTAGAACATTGATACGTTAGAGAGAGTGGCAGGACTGGAAGGAGAGGACCTGATCGAAGCCCATGGAACCTTTCACACGTCACACTGTGTGAGTTTTCTCTGCCGGAAGGAGTACAGCATGGAGTGGATGAAAGGTGAGGTACACTTTCTCACATACACCTGAGGCTTCAGTCCATTGCTTGTTTCAGGGCAGATCAGAAGTGATTCATGTGAGGTGATTTGAATGcttttgatttttattcatatatccAATTGATAGACAAGATCTTCGCTGAAGACATTCCTAAGTGTGAAGCCTGCAACAGTCTGGTCAAACCTGGTGAGTTCAGAATAATGATCATTTCAATTATGATAACTAAATTGaacatttgcattatttttattcatataattTATCAGTTGTAGAAGTTTTGTAGGTATTATACTAA
Encoded proteins:
- the sirt2 gene encoding NAD-dependent protein deacetylase sirtuin-2 isoform X1 encodes the protein MSDSQEHTKTAEEEPDTPEHEVESDDSSEEGDASGDTEMDFLRSLFSRTLGLSPGEKVLDELSLDGVARYILSGKCKNIICMVGAGISTSAGIPDFRSPGTGLYSNLQKYNLPYPEAIFQIDYFKKHPEPFFALARELYPGQFKPTVCHYFMRMLKDRGLLKRCYSQNIDTLERVAGLEGEDLIEAHGTFHTSHCVSFLCRKEYSMEWMKDKIFAEDIPKCEACNSLVKPDIVFFGENLPARFFSSMKKDFPQCDLLIIMGTSLQVQPFASLVSRVPNSCPRLLINMEKTGQSDFALGLLGFGGGMDFDSDKAYRDVAHLSTCDDGCLALAELLGWKGDLEELVKREHALIDSKDAKKKGAQTNQSSAASEKGVKNTDTENAK
- the sirt2 gene encoding NAD-dependent protein deacetylase sirtuin-2 isoform X2, with translation MDFLRSLFSRTLGLSPGEKVLDELSLDGVARYILSGKCKNIICMVGAGISTSAGIPDFRSPGTGLYSNLQKYNLPYPEAIFQIDYFKKHPEPFFALARELYPGQFKPTVCHYFMRMLKDRGLLKRCYSQNIDTLERVAGLEGEDLIEAHGTFHTSHCVSFLCRKEYSMEWMKDKIFAEDIPKCEACNSLVKPDIVFFGENLPARFFSSMKKDFPQCDLLIIMGTSLQVQPFASLVSRVPNSCPRLLINMEKTGQSDFALGLLGFGGGMDFDSDKAYRDVAHLSTCDDGCLALAELLGWKGDLEELVKREHALIDSKDAKKKGAQTNQSSAASEKGVKNTDTENAK